One genomic region from Pyxicephalus adspersus chromosome 1, UCB_Pads_2.0, whole genome shotgun sequence encodes:
- the CSDE1 gene encoding cold shock domain-containing protein E1 isoform X2, translated as MEKLFTPLSEPLTPSAAIPVTHTSSSCGPKKQKRTPLYQRSMSFDPNLLHNNGHNGYPNGTSALRETGIIEKLLTSYGFIQCSERQARLFFHCSQYNGNLQELKVGDDVEFEVSSDRRTGKPIAVKLVKIKTEILPEERINGQVVCAVPQNLESKSPAAPGQSPSGSVCYERNGEVFYLTYTPEDVDGNIQLETGDKINFVIETNKHTGAVSARNIMLLMKRKQMRCQGVVCAMKEAFGFIERGDVVKEIFFHYSEFKGDIEALQPGDDVEFTIKDRNSKEVATDVRLLPQGTVIFEDISIEHFEGTVTKIIPKVPNKNQNDPLPGRIKVDFVIPKELPFGDKDTKSKVTLLEGDHVRFNISTDRRDKLERATNIEVLSDTFQFTDEAREMGVIAAMRDGFGFIKCVDRDARMFFHFSEVLDGNQLHISDEVEFTVVPVTDAPGSEGRIKPWNNYLQNQDMLSAQRNHAIRIKKLPKGTVSFHTQSDHRFVGIVEKESTAASAKSSSPNKGKEKEGEEGIISYEDCGIRLTVCYHLKDLEGSSTPQVGDKVEFSICEAKRTGQQSAVSIKVLGRNSNGKRFHGYVATLKDNFGFIETSNHDKEIFFHYSEYSGDVDKLDLGDMVEYCLSKGKGNKVSAERVTRVHQVNGSTDDVNPTVYWGRVVRPLRSVDPTQTEYQGMIELLDEVVDKQKIAEETPKEAEEAEAETSDDTNKQASMKGRLIPFGIVGMVSKADCLQKGETVKFQMCVLSQNGQTMACNIEPLRRGTVECVKDQFGFINYEIGESKKLFFHVKEIQDGVELQAGDEVEFSVILNQRTGKCSGCNVKLLSKGPEMVAAPRPDRLVSRLKSITLDDASAPRLMVLRQPRGPDNTKGFGTERKIRQAGVID; from the exons ATGGAGAAACTCTTTACTCCATTATCCGAACCCCTCACCCCATCTGCTGCAATTCCTGTTACTCATACCTCCAGTTCATGTGGGCCTAAAAAGCAGAAGAGGACCCCTTTGTACCAGAGATCT ATGAGCTTTGATCCAAATCTTCTCCACAACAATGGACATAATGGGTACCCAAATGGTACATCAGCTTTGCGTGAAACCGGCATAATTGAAAAATTGCTTACATCCTATGGATTTATTCAGTGTTCAGAACGTCAAGCCAGACTCTTCTTCCACTGTTCACAATACAATGGGAACTTGCAAGAACTTAAAGTAGGAG ATGATGTGGAGTTTGAGGTGTCGTCAGACAGACGTACTGGTAAACCAATTGCTGTCAAAttagtgaaaataaaaactgaaattttgccAGAAGAGAGAATAAATGGACAG GTTGTTTGCGCTGTGCCTCAGAATTTAGAGAGCAAGTCTCCAGCTGCTCCGGGTCAGAGTCCCTCAGGGAGTGTGTGTTACGAACGCAATGGG gaaGTGTTTTATTTAACTTACACCCCAGAAGATGTTGATGGAAATATTCAGCTTGAAACTGGagataaaattaattttgtgatTGAGACAAACAAGCA CACTGGTGCAGTAAGCGCTCGAAACATTATGCTGCTGatgaaaaggaaacaaatgcGTTGTCAAGGTGTGGTGTGTGCCATGAAG gaAGCCTTTGGATTCATTGAGAGAGGGGATGTTGTaaaagagattttctttcactatAGTGAATTTAAGGGAGACATTGAAGCCTTGCAACCAGGTGACGATGTAGAGTTCACCATCAAGGATCGAAAT AGTAAAGAAGTAGCAACTGATGTAAGGCTTCTACCTCAAGGAACTGTTATTTTTGAAGATATCAGCATTGAGCATTTTGAAGGAACAGTTACCAAAATTATCCCTAAAGTACCCAACAAAAATCAG AATGATCCACTTCCAGGACGGATAAAAGTTGATTTTGTTATTCCTAAAGAGCTTCCTTTTGGTGATAAAGATACCAAGTCTAAGGTGACCCTTCTAGAAGGAGATCATGTGCGGTTCAACATTTCAACTGATCGAAGGGACAAACTTGAGCGTGCCACAAACATTGAAGTTCTTTCTGATACGTTTCAGTTTACAGATGAGGCCAGAGAAATG GGTGTCATCGCAGCAATGAGGGATGGTTTtggttttataaaatgtgttgacCGGGATGCTAGAATGTTCTTTCACTTCAGTGAAGTCCTGGACGGAAACCAGCTCCATATTTCAGATGAAGTAGAGTTTACCGTGGTACCT gtcaccgATGCACCAGGTAGTGAAGGAAGGATAAAGCCCTGGAACAACTATCTTCAAAATCAG GACATGCTCTCGGCTCAAAGGAATCATGCAATCAGAATTAAAAAGCTCCCAAAAGGAACAGTCTCCTTTCACACGCAATCAGATCATCGATTTGTTGGTATTGTTGAAAAAGAATCCACAGCTGCCAGTGCTAAATCTAGCAGCCCtaacaaaggaaaagaaaag GAGGGTGAAGAAGGAATCATCTCTTATGAAGACTGTGGAATTAGACTTACGGTCTGCTATCACCTCAAGGATTTAGAAGGATCTTCTACGCCTCAGGTTGGAGATAAG gttgagtttAGCATTTGTGAAGCCAAAAGAACCGGTCAGCAGAGTGCGGTATCCATTAAGGTTCTTGGACGCAATTCCAACGGCAAAAGATTTCATGGTTATGTGGCCACTCTAAAAGATAACTTTGGGTTTATTGAAACTTCCAATCATGATAAAGAAATCTTCTTTCACTAcag TGAGTATTCTGGAGATGTAGACAAGTTGGACCTTGGAGATATGGTGGAGTACTGCTTATCCAAAGGCAAGGGGAACAAGGTCAGCGCTGAAAGGGTCACAAGGGTTCACCAAG TAAATGGATCAACCGATGATGTAAATCCTACTGTATACTGGGGTAGAGTTGTGCGGCCTTTGCGCAGTGTCGACCCTACGCAAACAGAATATCAAGGCATGATTGAGCTTCTTGACGAGG ttgttgACAAGCAGAAAATAGCTGAGGAAACTCCTAAAGAAGCTGAGGAAGCTGAAGCTGAAACAAGCGATGATACGAACAAGCAAG CTAGCATGAAAGGACGTCTTATCCCTTTTGGTATTGTGGGAATGGTGAGCAAAGCGGATTGCCTACAAAAAGGAGAAACCGTCAAATTCCAGATGTGTGTTCTAAGCCAGAATGGGCAGACAATGGCCTGCAATATTGAGCCACTTCGCAGGGGTACTGTTGAGTGTGTAAAAGATCAG TTTGGCTTCATTAATTATGAAATAGGCGAGAGCAAGAAGCTTTTCTTCCATGTAAAGGAAATCCAAGATGGAGTAGAGCTCCAGGCTGGGGATGAGGTGGAATTCTCTGTTATTCTTAATCAGCGAACTGGGAAATGCAGCGGCTGTAATGTTAAATTATTAAG CAAAGGCCCTGAAATGGTAGCAGCCCCTCGTCCTGACAGACTGGTGAGTCGTCTAAAGAGCATAACCTTGGATGATGCTAGTGCCCCACGGCTTATGGTTCTGCGTCAGCCTAGAGGTCCGGATAACACAAAG GGATTTGGCACAGAGAGAAAGATCCGTCAAGCTGGTGTCATCGACTGA
- the CSDE1 gene encoding cold shock domain-containing protein E1 isoform X1, translated as MEKLFTPLSEPLTPSAAIPVTHTSSSCGPKKQKRTPLYQRSMSFDPNLLHNNGHNGYPNGTSALRETGIIEKLLTSYGFIQCSERQARLFFHCSQYNGNLQELKVGDDVEFEVSSDRRTGKPIAVKLVKIKTEILPEERINGQVVCAVPQNLESKSPAAPGQSPSGSVCYERNGEVFYLTYTPEDVDGNIQLETGDKINFVIETNKHTGAVSARNIMLLMKRKQMRCQGVVCAMKEAFGFIERGDVVKEIFFHYSEFKGDIEALQPGDDVEFTIKDRNSKEVATDVRLLPQGTVIFEDISIEHFEGTVTKIIPKVPNKNQNDPLPGRIKVDFVIPKELPFGDKDTKSKVTLLEGDHVRFNISTDRRDKLERATNIEVLSDTFQFTDEAREMGVIAAMRDGFGFIKCVDRDARMFFHFSEVLDGNQLHISDEVEFTVVPIDTCLFQVTDAPGSEGRIKPWNNYLQNQDMLSAQRNHAIRIKKLPKGTVSFHTQSDHRFVGIVEKESTAASAKSSSPNKGKEKEGEEGIISYEDCGIRLTVCYHLKDLEGSSTPQVGDKVEFSICEAKRTGQQSAVSIKVLGRNSNGKRFHGYVATLKDNFGFIETSNHDKEIFFHYSEYSGDVDKLDLGDMVEYCLSKGKGNKVSAERVTRVHQVNGSTDDVNPTVYWGRVVRPLRSVDPTQTEYQGMIELLDEVVDKQKIAEETPKEAEEAEAETSDDTNKQASMKGRLIPFGIVGMVSKADCLQKGETVKFQMCVLSQNGQTMACNIEPLRRGTVECVKDQFGFINYEIGESKKLFFHVKEIQDGVELQAGDEVEFSVILNQRTGKCSGCNVKLLSKGPEMVAAPRPDRLVSRLKSITLDDASAPRLMVLRQPRGPDNTKGFGTERKIRQAGVID; from the exons ATGGAGAAACTCTTTACTCCATTATCCGAACCCCTCACCCCATCTGCTGCAATTCCTGTTACTCATACCTCCAGTTCATGTGGGCCTAAAAAGCAGAAGAGGACCCCTTTGTACCAGAGATCT ATGAGCTTTGATCCAAATCTTCTCCACAACAATGGACATAATGGGTACCCAAATGGTACATCAGCTTTGCGTGAAACCGGCATAATTGAAAAATTGCTTACATCCTATGGATTTATTCAGTGTTCAGAACGTCAAGCCAGACTCTTCTTCCACTGTTCACAATACAATGGGAACTTGCAAGAACTTAAAGTAGGAG ATGATGTGGAGTTTGAGGTGTCGTCAGACAGACGTACTGGTAAACCAATTGCTGTCAAAttagtgaaaataaaaactgaaattttgccAGAAGAGAGAATAAATGGACAG GTTGTTTGCGCTGTGCCTCAGAATTTAGAGAGCAAGTCTCCAGCTGCTCCGGGTCAGAGTCCCTCAGGGAGTGTGTGTTACGAACGCAATGGG gaaGTGTTTTATTTAACTTACACCCCAGAAGATGTTGATGGAAATATTCAGCTTGAAACTGGagataaaattaattttgtgatTGAGACAAACAAGCA CACTGGTGCAGTAAGCGCTCGAAACATTATGCTGCTGatgaaaaggaaacaaatgcGTTGTCAAGGTGTGGTGTGTGCCATGAAG gaAGCCTTTGGATTCATTGAGAGAGGGGATGTTGTaaaagagattttctttcactatAGTGAATTTAAGGGAGACATTGAAGCCTTGCAACCAGGTGACGATGTAGAGTTCACCATCAAGGATCGAAAT AGTAAAGAAGTAGCAACTGATGTAAGGCTTCTACCTCAAGGAACTGTTATTTTTGAAGATATCAGCATTGAGCATTTTGAAGGAACAGTTACCAAAATTATCCCTAAAGTACCCAACAAAAATCAG AATGATCCACTTCCAGGACGGATAAAAGTTGATTTTGTTATTCCTAAAGAGCTTCCTTTTGGTGATAAAGATACCAAGTCTAAGGTGACCCTTCTAGAAGGAGATCATGTGCGGTTCAACATTTCAACTGATCGAAGGGACAAACTTGAGCGTGCCACAAACATTGAAGTTCTTTCTGATACGTTTCAGTTTACAGATGAGGCCAGAGAAATG GGTGTCATCGCAGCAATGAGGGATGGTTTtggttttataaaatgtgttgacCGGGATGCTAGAATGTTCTTTCACTTCAGTGAAGTCCTGGACGGAAACCAGCTCCATATTTCAGATGAAGTAGAGTTTACCGTGGTACCT ATAGACacttgcttgttccaggtcaccgATGCACCAGGTAGTGAAGGAAGGATAAAGCCCTGGAACAACTATCTTCAAAATCAG GACATGCTCTCGGCTCAAAGGAATCATGCAATCAGAATTAAAAAGCTCCCAAAAGGAACAGTCTCCTTTCACACGCAATCAGATCATCGATTTGTTGGTATTGTTGAAAAAGAATCCACAGCTGCCAGTGCTAAATCTAGCAGCCCtaacaaaggaaaagaaaag GAGGGTGAAGAAGGAATCATCTCTTATGAAGACTGTGGAATTAGACTTACGGTCTGCTATCACCTCAAGGATTTAGAAGGATCTTCTACGCCTCAGGTTGGAGATAAG gttgagtttAGCATTTGTGAAGCCAAAAGAACCGGTCAGCAGAGTGCGGTATCCATTAAGGTTCTTGGACGCAATTCCAACGGCAAAAGATTTCATGGTTATGTGGCCACTCTAAAAGATAACTTTGGGTTTATTGAAACTTCCAATCATGATAAAGAAATCTTCTTTCACTAcag TGAGTATTCTGGAGATGTAGACAAGTTGGACCTTGGAGATATGGTGGAGTACTGCTTATCCAAAGGCAAGGGGAACAAGGTCAGCGCTGAAAGGGTCACAAGGGTTCACCAAG TAAATGGATCAACCGATGATGTAAATCCTACTGTATACTGGGGTAGAGTTGTGCGGCCTTTGCGCAGTGTCGACCCTACGCAAACAGAATATCAAGGCATGATTGAGCTTCTTGACGAGG ttgttgACAAGCAGAAAATAGCTGAGGAAACTCCTAAAGAAGCTGAGGAAGCTGAAGCTGAAACAAGCGATGATACGAACAAGCAAG CTAGCATGAAAGGACGTCTTATCCCTTTTGGTATTGTGGGAATGGTGAGCAAAGCGGATTGCCTACAAAAAGGAGAAACCGTCAAATTCCAGATGTGTGTTCTAAGCCAGAATGGGCAGACAATGGCCTGCAATATTGAGCCACTTCGCAGGGGTACTGTTGAGTGTGTAAAAGATCAG TTTGGCTTCATTAATTATGAAATAGGCGAGAGCAAGAAGCTTTTCTTCCATGTAAAGGAAATCCAAGATGGAGTAGAGCTCCAGGCTGGGGATGAGGTGGAATTCTCTGTTATTCTTAATCAGCGAACTGGGAAATGCAGCGGCTGTAATGTTAAATTATTAAG CAAAGGCCCTGAAATGGTAGCAGCCCCTCGTCCTGACAGACTGGTGAGTCGTCTAAAGAGCATAACCTTGGATGATGCTAGTGCCCCACGGCTTATGGTTCTGCGTCAGCCTAGAGGTCCGGATAACACAAAG GGATTTGGCACAGAGAGAAAGATCCGTCAAGCTGGTGTCATCGACTGA